A window of the Pseudomonas fluorescens genome harbors these coding sequences:
- the icmH gene encoding type IVB secretion system protein IcmH/DotU codes for MIKDMEHNQDDKTVLLDRQGHGPAASPLTDFAAPPRFEQLEERMIYAARLRPAEAFNISLNSLVAASSELLSEVVRLKHSETREDLYALNERLTAGLKLFEVRALHNGAESSQVMAARYVLCTVVDEAVVTTPWGNESEWSQMSLLSSFHNETFGGEKFFQLLDRLSKNPVKHLPMLELMYLCLSLGFEGKYRVQARGMLELEGIRDALYRQIRQLRGDVPRELSPQWEGLNDQRRNLVRIVPAWMVVLFTFVCLVMMYSGFAWVLGEQRDTVLQPYQPLDPAAVQPQSQP; via the coding sequence ATGATCAAGGACATGGAACACAACCAGGACGACAAAACCGTCCTGCTCGACCGTCAGGGCCATGGCCCGGCGGCGAGTCCGCTGACCGACTTCGCCGCGCCGCCGCGCTTCGAACAACTGGAAGAACGGATGATCTACGCCGCGCGCCTGCGCCCGGCGGAAGCCTTCAACATCAGCCTCAATTCGCTGGTGGCGGCCTCGTCCGAACTGCTGTCGGAAGTGGTGCGCCTCAAGCACAGCGAAACCCGCGAAGACCTCTACGCGCTCAACGAGCGCCTGACCGCCGGGCTCAAGCTGTTTGAAGTACGCGCTCTGCACAACGGCGCCGAAAGCAGCCAGGTGATGGCCGCCCGTTACGTGCTCTGCACCGTGGTCGACGAAGCCGTCGTGACCACGCCGTGGGGCAACGAAAGCGAGTGGTCGCAGATGAGCCTGCTCAGCAGCTTCCACAACGAAACCTTCGGTGGCGAGAAGTTCTTCCAACTGCTCGATCGGCTGTCGAAAAACCCGGTCAAGCACCTGCCGATGCTGGAGCTGATGTACCTGTGCCTGTCCCTTGGTTTCGAGGGCAAGTACCGCGTGCAGGCGCGCGGCATGCTGGAACTCGAAGGCATCCGCGACGCCCTGTACCGGCAGATCCGTCAGTTGCGCGGCGACGTGCCGCGTGAATTGTCGCCGCAGTGGGAAGGCCTCAACGATCAGCGCCGCAACCTGGTGCGCATCGTGCCGGCGTGGATGGTGGTGCTGTTCACCTTCGTCTGCCTGGTGATGATGTATTCGGGCTTCGCCTGGGTCTTGGGCGAGCAGCGCGACACCGTTCTGCAACCTTATCAGCCGCTTGATCCGGCCGCGGTCCAGCCGCAGTCGCAGCCGTAA
- the tssM gene encoding type VI secretion system membrane subunit TssM: protein MKKFFKKVGAFLRQTWVWTLLLVLFVALLVWFVGPLLAVDDYKFWESSTSRLLTIAVLFLIWGLTMVFVSWRAGIRKKAVEETEDGQDRIRRDELIEEEQKELKERFKDALKTLKTSSLYRGRSERWRSDLPWYLLIGPQASGKTSLLDFSGLEFPINKIDRKLTRDTHGTRHCDWYFADHGVLIDTAGRYLTQPDSEVDGSAWTTLLELLRKRRRGRPLNGVLVTIPVETLTGGSEQDIDTLARQVRARLQDVYQKLHVDVPVYLVLSKADKLLGFDEFFDQLTREESDQVLGTSFRKDQVGTDVAVLRGEFEELLRRLNSQVIMRMHSERDTQRRGRILDFPHQMGQIGERLCLFVDMAFTGNRYQRATLLRGFYLTSAPHLTHEMDSTTAGIGASLGMSAGVLPTLRSGRSRFIHHLLSRVIFPESDLAGLDKRERSRIHWGQRALYVGALGALVLFGMLWAGGFSANWERLENLRNLAQNWTQQRTALSPRDDAMGTLKTLDTSYAATQVFPKKGDAAYHERVGLYQGQDVNPVVKEAYERELEKQLLPRVATMLEGQIRANMKDREKLINSLRAYLMLNMKDRRDAAWLKDWVATDWSQRYTGNTAVQNGLNAHLERLLKLPFIYPLNEQLVTQARQVLRSESLANVVYRMLREQARNLPDYRFSQHLGPQGSLFIGTEYVIPGFYTQTGYQQYFSVQGASLVTDILRDNWVLGEGAGISDMDLRRLMVELEQLYFRDYANYWSEAVGQVALPPISDAGEGAEQLAGLTSANSPVLALLTEVRENTRFPAAPEPVDEAGDAADALAGQKGKLGKVGKLASAVADKASAMNVAKNLPDTAKKSLQRRFEPLHKLLDDNNGPAADLTPAFTALNDLQLQLAGLARSSTPEQAAFELAKTRMSGQRDALTNLRNASGRLPRPLSVWFNVLAEDSWRLVLNDAYQYLNGRYQNELYSVYGKTISKRYPFSASSTSDVAISDFREFFRAQGTIDRFFDSYMRPFVSGDPGNYRMRSIDGRSLPVSKVFLDQMAAALNIRQSFFSINPAEPTVQFKLEPYTLDPAVSRSEFKFGDKTMEYRHGPILPMNFKWPTDAEDGRTSLVMDKMAGRPIGIEKNSGPWSLFRLFDLMQTEYLTGRDVLVLKADVGGLRANYLLTSQRTPNPFDMGVMRTFRMPVQL from the coding sequence ATGAAAAAGTTTTTCAAGAAAGTCGGTGCCTTCCTGCGCCAGACCTGGGTCTGGACCTTGCTGCTGGTGCTGTTCGTGGCGCTGCTGGTGTGGTTCGTCGGCCCGCTGTTGGCGGTGGATGACTACAAGTTCTGGGAGAGTTCCACCTCGCGCTTGCTGACTATCGCCGTGCTGTTCCTGATCTGGGGCCTGACCATGGTCTTCGTCAGCTGGCGCGCCGGTATCCGCAAGAAAGCCGTCGAAGAAACCGAAGACGGCCAGGACCGTATCCGCCGTGACGAACTGATCGAAGAAGAGCAGAAAGAGTTGAAGGAGCGTTTCAAGGACGCCCTGAAAACCCTGAAGACTTCGAGCCTGTATCGCGGCCGCAGCGAGCGCTGGCGCAGTGACTTGCCGTGGTACTTGCTGATCGGCCCGCAGGCCAGCGGCAAGACCAGCCTGCTGGACTTCTCCGGGCTGGAATTCCCGATCAACAAGATCGACCGCAAGCTGACCCGCGACACCCACGGCACCCGTCACTGCGACTGGTACTTCGCCGATCATGGTGTGCTGATCGACACCGCCGGCCGCTACCTGACCCAACCGGATTCGGAAGTCGACGGCAGCGCCTGGACCACTTTGCTGGAACTGCTGCGCAAGCGTCGTCGCGGTCGTCCGCTGAACGGCGTGCTGGTGACCATCCCGGTGGAAACCCTGACCGGTGGCAGCGAGCAGGACATCGACACCCTGGCCCGCCAGGTGCGCGCGCGTCTGCAAGACGTCTATCAGAAGCTGCACGTCGATGTGCCGGTGTATCTGGTGCTGAGCAAGGCTGACAAGCTGCTGGGCTTCGACGAGTTCTTCGACCAACTGACCCGCGAAGAAAGCGATCAGGTGCTGGGCACCAGTTTCCGCAAGGATCAGGTCGGCACCGACGTGGCTGTGCTGCGCGGCGAGTTCGAAGAGCTGCTGCGTCGCCTCAACAGCCAGGTGATCATGCGCATGCACTCCGAGCGCGACACCCAGCGCCGTGGCCGCATCCTCGACTTCCCGCACCAGATGGGGCAGATCGGCGAGCGCCTGTGCCTGTTCGTCGACATGGCGTTTACCGGTAACCGCTACCAGCGTGCGACGCTGCTGCGTGGTTTCTACCTGACCAGCGCACCGCACCTGACCCACGAAATGGATTCGACCACCGCCGGCATCGGCGCGAGTCTGGGCATGAGCGCCGGCGTGCTGCCGACACTGCGCAGCGGTCGTTCGCGGTTCATCCATCATTTGCTCAGCCGAGTGATTTTCCCCGAGTCCGACCTCGCCGGTCTGGACAAGCGCGAGCGCAGCCGCATCCATTGGGGCCAGCGTGCGTTGTACGTCGGTGCACTGGGCGCGCTGGTGCTGTTCGGCATGCTTTGGGCCGGTGGTTTCTCGGCCAACTGGGAGCGTCTGGAAAACCTGCGCAATCTGGCGCAGAACTGGACCCAGCAACGCACGGCGCTGTCGCCGCGCGATGACGCCATGGGCACGCTGAAAACCCTCGACACCAGCTACGCCGCGACTCAGGTGTTCCCGAAAAAGGGCGACGCTGCGTACCACGAACGCGTCGGTCTGTATCAGGGCCAGGACGTCAATCCGGTGGTCAAGGAAGCTTACGAGCGCGAGCTTGAAAAGCAACTGCTGCCGCGTGTTGCCACCATGCTCGAAGGCCAGATCCGCGCCAACATGAAGGACCGCGAAAAGCTGATCAACAGCCTGCGCGCGTACCTGATGCTGAACATGAAGGATCGTCGTGACGCGGCCTGGCTCAAGGATTGGGTCGCTACCGACTGGTCGCAGCGCTACACCGGCAACACCGCCGTGCAGAACGGTTTGAACGCGCACCTTGAGCGTCTGCTGAAGCTGCCGTTTATCTATCCGCTCAACGAGCAACTGGTGACTCAGGCGCGTCAGGTTCTGCGCAGTGAATCGCTGGCAAACGTGGTTTACCGCATGCTCCGCGAGCAGGCGCGCAACCTGCCGGACTATCGGTTCAGCCAACACCTCGGGCCGCAGGGCTCGCTGTTCATTGGCACCGAATACGTGATCCCGGGCTTCTACACCCAGACCGGTTATCAGCAGTATTTCTCGGTACAAGGCGCGTCGCTGGTGACCGACATCCTGCGTGACAACTGGGTGCTGGGAGAAGGCGCGGGCATCAGCGACATGGATCTGCGTCGCCTGATGGTCGAGCTCGAGCAGCTGTACTTCCGCGACTACGCCAACTACTGGAGCGAGGCCGTTGGCCAGGTGGCACTGCCACCGATCAGCGATGCCGGTGAAGGCGCCGAGCAACTGGCGGGCCTGACCTCGGCCAACTCGCCGGTGCTGGCGCTGCTGACCGAAGTGCGTGAGAACACTCGTTTCCCGGCTGCTCCTGAACCGGTGGACGAAGCCGGTGACGCCGCCGATGCGCTGGCGGGGCAGAAGGGCAAACTGGGCAAGGTCGGCAAACTCGCTTCCGCTGTCGCCGACAAGGCTTCGGCGATGAACGTAGCGAAGAATCTGCCGGACACCGCCAAGAAGTCCCTGCAACGTCGCTTCGAGCCGCTGCATAAACTGCTCGACGACAACAACGGCCCGGCCGCTGACCTGACCCCGGCCTTCACCGCGCTCAACGACCTGCAACTGCAACTGGCCGGCCTCGCCCGTTCCAGCACGCCGGAGCAGGCCGCGTTCGAACTGGCCAAGACCCGCATGAGCGGCCAGCGCGATGCGCTGACCAACCTGCGCAATGCGTCGGGTCGTCTGCCGCGTCCGCTGAGCGTGTGGTTCAACGTGCTGGCTGAAGACTCGTGGCGCCTGGTGCTCAACGATGCCTACCAATACCTGAACGGCCGTTATCAGAACGAGCTGTACAGCGTGTATGGCAAAACCATCAGCAAGCGCTATCCGTTCAGCGCGTCGAGCACCAGCGACGTGGCGATCAGCGATTTCCGCGAGTTCTTCCGGGCTCAAGGCACCATCGACCGCTTCTTCGACAGCTACATGCGTCCGTTCGTCAGCGGTGATCCGGGCAACTACCGGATGCGCAGCATCGACGGTCGCAGCCTGCCGGTGTCCAAGGTCTTCCTCGACCAAATGGCGGCTGCACTGAACATTCGCCAGAGCTTCTTCTCGATCAACCCGGCCGAACCGACCGTGCAGTTCAAGCTGGAGCCGTACACCCTCGATCCGGCGGTCAGCCGTTCCGAGTTCAAGTTCGGCGACAAGACCATGGAATACCGCCACGGTCCGATCCTGCCAATGAACTTCAAGTGGCCGACCGATGCTGAAGACGGTCGCACCAGTCTGGTCATGGACAAGATGGCCGGCCGCCCGATCGGCATCGAGAAGAACTCCGGCCCGTGGTCGCTGTTCCGTCTGTTCGACCTGATGCAGACCGAGTACCTGACCGGTCGTGACGTGCTGGTGCTGAAAGCCGACGTAGGTGGCCTGCGCGCCAACTACCTGCTGACCAGCCAGCGCACTCCGAACCCGTTCGACATGGGCGTGATGCGCACCTTCCGTATGCCGGTGCAGCTCTGA
- the tssJ gene encoding type VI secretion system lipoprotein TssJ: MSRRSTAFFKTLTALTLLVLLAGCSSLSPYSKVTKINLKLTGSDQLNPDLNGRPSPIVVRLFELKHPVTFENADFFSLYERAKESLNPDLVASEELELRPGETVELKLSVEEGSRFIGILAAYRDLPETKWRHTFPITPLEVTEADLTLDQAGIRKTNEVLAKADD, encoded by the coding sequence ATGTCTCGCCGCTCGACCGCTTTTTTCAAGACGCTGACCGCGCTCACCCTGTTGGTGCTGCTCGCCGGTTGCTCGTCGCTGTCGCCGTATTCGAAAGTGACCAAGATCAACCTGAAGCTGACCGGCAGCGATCAGCTGAACCCGGACCTCAACGGTCGTCCGTCGCCGATCGTGGTGCGCCTGTTCGAACTCAAGCACCCGGTGACCTTCGAGAACGCCGATTTCTTCAGCCTCTACGAGCGCGCCAAGGAATCCCTCAACCCGGATCTGGTGGCCAGCGAAGAACTCGAACTGCGCCCGGGTGAAACCGTGGAACTGAAACTCAGCGTGGAGGAGGGCAGCCGCTTCATCGGCATCCTCGCCGCCTATCGCGACCTGCCGGAAACCAAGTGGCGCCACACGTTCCCGATCACGCCGCTGGAAGTCACCGAAGCTGATCTGACCCTGGATCAGGCCGGTATCCGCAAGACCAACGAAGTGCTCGCCAAGGCGGATGACTGA
- the tssK gene encoding type VI secretion system baseplate subunit TssK encodes MNTHKVIWQEGMLLRPQHFQHNDRYYDHQMKTRTQLLGGYTWGFLNLEIDLQFLNMGKLVISEASGILPDGSLFELGGNTEPLALDIPPNTGNTPIYLALPLVTGNHIEARRPEQSDVLARYTAYETEVADSNAGDDSASQVKCGRPDFKLLLGEQQSDQAYVKLKICDVLDTTPDGVISLDPDFVPTYIQAHASSYLLSCLKEVISMLGHRGDTIAERIRSNGKVGGAEIGDFMMLQLINRTELLLRHYLGLEQVHPEELYRTLLTMLGDLATFSSDSKRPRLDSRYSHADQGASFRKLMESIRQVLSMVLEQHAIELILQARQYGIIVSPLHDHKLLGSASFVLAASANCDSEELRNRLPAHLKVGPVERIRQLVNLHLPGIKVKPLPVAPRQIAFHSNKTYFILELSSEDLAQLERSGGFAFHVSGEFAELELKFWAIRN; translated from the coding sequence ATGAATACCCATAAAGTCATCTGGCAGGAAGGCATGCTGCTGCGTCCGCAGCACTTCCAGCACAACGACCGCTACTACGATCACCAGATGAAGACCCGCACCCAGTTGCTGGGTGGTTACACCTGGGGTTTTCTGAATCTGGAGATCGACTTGCAGTTCCTCAACATGGGCAAACTGGTGATCAGTGAAGCCTCGGGGATCCTGCCGGACGGCAGTCTGTTCGAACTCGGTGGCAACACCGAACCGCTGGCGCTGGACATTCCGCCGAACACTGGCAATACGCCGATCTACCTGGCGCTGCCACTGGTCACCGGCAACCACATCGAGGCCCGTCGCCCGGAGCAGTCCGACGTGCTGGCGCGCTACACCGCTTACGAAACCGAAGTGGCCGACTCCAACGCCGGCGACGACTCAGCGAGCCAGGTCAAATGCGGTCGCCCGGACTTCAAACTGTTGCTCGGCGAGCAGCAGAGCGACCAGGCCTACGTGAAGCTGAAGATCTGCGACGTGCTCGACACCACGCCGGACGGTGTGATCAGCCTCGATCCGGACTTCGTGCCGACCTACATTCAGGCTCACGCTTCCAGCTACCTGCTGTCGTGCCTGAAAGAAGTGATCAGCATGCTCGGCCACCGGGGCGACACCATTGCCGAGCGTATTCGCTCCAACGGCAAGGTCGGTGGCGCGGAAATCGGCGACTTCATGATGCTGCAACTGATCAACCGCACCGAACTGCTGCTGCGCCACTACCTGGGCCTGGAGCAGGTTCACCCGGAAGAGTTGTACCGCACGCTGCTGACCATGCTCGGTGATCTGGCGACCTTCTCCAGCGACAGCAAACGCCCGCGTCTGGACAGCCGTTACTCCCACGCCGACCAGGGTGCGAGCTTCCGCAAACTGATGGAGTCGATCCGTCAGGTGCTGTCGATGGTGCTGGAACAGCACGCCATCGAACTGATCCTGCAAGCGCGTCAGTACGGGATCATCGTGTCGCCGCTGCACGACCACAAACTGCTGGGCTCGGCGTCGTTCGTGCTGGCAGCCAGTGCCAACTGCGACTCCGAAGAACTGCGCAACCGCTTGCCTGCGCACCTCAAGGTCGGCCCGGTGGAGCGCATCCGCCAACTGGTCAACCTGCACCTGCCGGGGATCAAGGTCAAACCGTTGCCGGTGGCCCCGCGGCAGATCGCGTTCCACTCCAACAAAACCTATTTCATCCTCGAACTCAGTTCCGAAGACCTGGCACAACTCGAGCGCTCTGGCGGCTTCGCGTTCCACGTGTCCGGCGAATTTGCCGAGCTTGAACTGAAATTCTGGGCCATCAGGAACTGA
- the tagH gene encoding type VI secretion system-associated FHA domain protein TagH — MELVFEMLNTKQFVPTELCQRTFKQAGGVIGRGEDCDWIIPDRKRHLSNHHAIVSYREGTFFLTDTSSNGVQDGDSGARLHKGEPVRIEHGSTYVLGDFEIRARLVRDPATFDGEVGLPRAAGSIIPDDAFLDLDPLKSLEQQERVYSEFEEMLAPVTDPEDSRQRADYARIDMESLMVPELIVEPTPEPAPAPKAVERQSETFWDKFGAALGVNVKNLSHDEREALALNAARLLRQSVGGLQQSLRTRSELKNELRLAQTTVQGTNKNPLKFAVDPSEALDILLQPNKPGHLPAEQAISRAFRDLQAHQVALLTASRAAVRGTLEHFSPEQLTLRFERDNKPLLATAGGRWRAFNRYHHALRQDDDWSERLLARDFAQAYEEQIRLISTLHTDHQG; from the coding sequence ATGGAATTGGTTTTCGAAATGCTGAACACCAAGCAGTTCGTGCCCACCGAGCTGTGCCAGCGGACCTTCAAACAGGCCGGTGGCGTGATCGGGCGGGGCGAGGACTGCGACTGGATCATCCCTGACCGCAAGCGTCACTTGTCCAACCACCACGCGATCGTGAGTTATCGCGAGGGCACGTTTTTCCTGACCGACACCAGCAGCAACGGTGTTCAGGATGGCGACAGCGGCGCGCGTCTGCACAAGGGCGAACCGGTGCGCATCGAGCATGGCAGCACCTACGTGCTGGGCGACTTCGAGATTCGCGCACGACTGGTGCGCGACCCGGCGACCTTCGACGGTGAAGTCGGCCTGCCACGCGCCGCCGGCAGCATCATTCCGGACGACGCGTTCCTCGATCTCGATCCGCTGAAGTCGCTGGAACAGCAAGAGCGCGTGTACTCGGAATTCGAGGAAATGCTGGCACCGGTGACCGACCCTGAAGACTCCCGTCAGCGCGCCGACTACGCGCGCATCGACATGGAAAGCCTGATGGTGCCGGAGCTGATCGTCGAGCCCACGCCGGAACCTGCGCCGGCACCGAAAGCGGTCGAGCGTCAGAGCGAAACCTTCTGGGATAAATTCGGCGCGGCCCTCGGCGTGAACGTGAAGAACCTCAGCCACGACGAGCGTGAAGCCCTCGCGCTGAACGCCGCACGTTTGCTGCGTCAGAGCGTCGGCGGTCTGCAACAGAGCCTGCGCACCCGTTCCGAGCTGAAGAACGAACTGCGTCTGGCCCAGACCACCGTGCAAGGCACCAACAAGAATCCGCTGAAATTCGCCGTCGACCCGAGCGAAGCGCTGGACATCCTGTTGCAGCCGAACAAGCCGGGCCACTTGCCGGCCGAGCAGGCGATCTCCCGCGCGTTCCGCGACTTGCAGGCGCATCAGGTGGCGCTGCTGACCGCCAGCCGTGCGGCGGTGCGCGGCACTCTGGAGCACTTCTCGCCAGAGCAGTTGACCCTGCGTTTCGAGCGTGACAACAAGCCGTTGCTCGCCACCGCTGGCGGGCGCTGGAGAGCGTTCAACCGTTACCACCATGCGCTGCGTCAGGACGACGACTGGAGCGAGCGCCTGCTGGCCCGCGACTTCGCCCAGGCCTACGAAGAACAGATCCGCCTGATCTCCACCCTCCACACCGACCACCAAGGATGA
- a CDS encoding sigma-54 interaction domain-containing protein, which translates to MFTQVPQPLLYAEALLAQFASLSRAADGAALLGDFVRGLAGLSGCELTQLYLLDATHTSLGMNAECLDGVLQPRSAASLPADYNGEQLLQFALCQNRVVCFDDLGGSLHETSFLPVSSTPWQSLLCVPLVNQQKAVEGLLLCASRRHVDLQGFADSLGQLGSFVLGQLHLLQRLRQPVDAAAPVVRSLPSASGYGLIGKSAAMRQTYSLISKVLHSPYTVLLRGETGTGKEVVARAIHDCGPRRSQAFIVQNCAAFPENLLESELFGYRKGAFTGADRDRAGLFDAANGGTLLLDEIGDMPLSLQAKLLRVLQEGEIRPLGSNDTHKIDVRIIAATHRDLSVLVSEGKFREDLYYRLAQFPIELPALRQREGDILDLAKHFADKACSFLQRDPVRWSDAALEHLSGYTFPGNVRELKGLVERAVLLCEGGELLAEHFSLRLESAPATEDHCGLNLRERLEAVERNLLLDCLRKNDGNQTLAARELGLPRRTLLYRLGRLNINLGDFDG; encoded by the coding sequence ATGTTCACTCAAGTGCCGCAGCCACTGCTCTATGCCGAAGCCTTGCTGGCGCAGTTCGCCAGCCTGTCGCGGGCGGCGGACGGTGCTGCGCTGCTGGGTGACTTCGTGCGCGGTCTGGCCGGGCTGAGCGGTTGTGAACTGACCCAGCTGTACTTGCTGGACGCCACGCACACGTCGCTGGGGATGAATGCCGAATGCCTCGACGGCGTGTTGCAGCCGCGTAGCGCGGCGAGCCTGCCGGCGGACTACAACGGCGAGCAACTGTTGCAGTTCGCCCTGTGCCAGAACCGCGTGGTGTGCTTCGACGATTTGGGCGGCAGCCTGCACGAAACCAGTTTTCTGCCGGTGTCGTCCACGCCGTGGCAGTCGCTGTTGTGCGTACCGCTGGTCAACCAGCAGAAGGCTGTCGAAGGCCTGCTGCTGTGCGCCAGCCGTCGGCATGTCGACCTGCAAGGCTTCGCCGATTCCCTCGGTCAGCTCGGCTCGTTCGTGCTTGGTCAGCTGCATCTGCTGCAACGTCTGCGCCAGCCAGTGGATGCGGCCGCGCCGGTCGTGCGCAGTCTGCCGAGCGCCAGCGGCTACGGCCTTATCGGCAAGAGCGCGGCGATGCGCCAGACCTATTCGCTGATCAGCAAAGTCCTGCACAGCCCTTACACCGTGCTGTTGCGTGGCGAGACCGGAACCGGCAAGGAAGTGGTTGCGCGGGCGATCCACGACTGCGGCCCGCGCCGGTCCCAGGCGTTCATCGTGCAGAACTGTGCGGCGTTCCCGGAAAACCTGCTGGAAAGCGAGCTGTTCGGCTACCGCAAAGGTGCGTTCACCGGCGCCGATCGCGACCGCGCCGGGCTGTTCGACGCGGCCAACGGCGGCACTCTGTTGCTCGATGAAATCGGCGACATGCCGCTGTCGCTGCAAGCCAAGTTGCTGCGCGTGTTGCAGGAAGGCGAGATCCGCCCGCTGGGTTCCAACGACACCCACAAGATCGACGTGCGCATCATCGCTGCGACGCACCGCGATCTGTCGGTGCTGGTCAGCGAAGGCAAATTCCGCGAGGACCTGTACTACCGCCTCGCGCAATTCCCGATCGAATTGCCGGCCCTGCGTCAGCGCGAAGGCGACATCCTCGACCTGGCCAAACACTTCGCCGACAAGGCCTGCAGCTTTCTGCAACGTGATCCGGTGCGCTGGTCGGACGCGGCGCTGGAACACCTGTCCGGTTACACCTTTCCCGGCAACGTGCGCGAACTCAAAGGCCTGGTCGAGCGGGCGGTGCTGTTGTGCGAGGGCGGCGAGTTGCTGGCCGAGCATTTCTCGTTGCGCCTGGAATCGGCGCCGGCGACGGAAGACCACTGCGGCCTCAATCTGCGCGAACGACTGGAAGCGGTCGAGCGCAATCTGCTGCTCGATTGCCTGCGCAAGAACGACGGCAATCAGACGCTCGCCGCCCGGGAACTGGGCCTGCCGCGCCGCACGCTGCTGTACCGGCTCGGTCGCTTGAACATCAATCTGGGTGATTTCGATGGGTAG